The DNA region CCTACCCTTATCAGGATCCACACGGAGTACTGCAAGATGAGTATCATCCTAATGAAGTTAGAATTGAGATTGTAAAGGATTTCTGTACGTACGTTTATGAGAATTACGGCCGTTTCCCGGCGTTCTTAGATCCTATGTTTGCAAGGCTAGTATTTCAAGCACATCACTTGGATCTTGATTTTTATGACAAGTACTACAATGAAGGAGCTTATACAGAAGTTCATAAAAACCATTTTAAACTCTGGCACCCTGAAATGAAGGATCCATTTGAGAAAAAATAATAAAACTCTGAGAACTACTATCTTTTTGAAAACATTGTATTAATTCTGATTATCGTATACTCTAGTAGCCAATAAATGGTATGGAATGGCTTAGGAATATGAAAGATTATTCCTATGGGAGTAATTTTAAAAATCGTATAACGATTTCATTCTTCTATAATCCCTCTTAATCCTTCAATGCCTTTGATCGATTCTGAAGTGTTTGGGAGAAATCTAGTTAAGAAAGTATCAATTATGCAAAATCTACTTATGGAGCATAGATCGTAGAGAGTAGTAAGAGTATATCTCGAGATTGATTTCAGATTAAAAAAGGAATTATGCGAAAACTTCGAGTTGGAATAATTGATTTTATAACTAAATCTCCTAATAAATCCTTGTGGGCGCGTATTATGCATGCCAACCTTGCAGGGCTCATGCCTCAAGTTGTTGCTGTGTGGTGTGAAGAACTTGGTCATGATGTGGAATTATTCTCTTTCACTGGTGCTGAGGATTTAAAATCAGACACGCCCTGGGATGTTGATATAGTTTTTATAAGTGCTTTTACGCAGTCAGCCAATCAGGCATATGCATTAAGCAATCTATATCGTTCTAAGGGTATAGTAACCATACTTGGCGGCCCTCACGCGCGCTGTTATCCAGAAGATTCACAAAAATATTTCGACTATATACTAGGCTTTACTGATAAAGAGATTTGCAGAGAAGTTCTTGAAGAATGCACCCATCATATCCCTGAAGGCAGACTCTTGTCCGCTTCACAGCAGCCAAGGTATTTACCTGGTATTCGTGAGCGTTGGAAATATATAGAACATTATTTAGATAAGGCTCCTTGGGTAAAGATAGTTCCCATGATTGGCAGTCTAGGATGTCCGTATACTTGTAGTTTTTGTATCGATGCAGACGTAGATTATCAGCCTCTTGAATTTGAAGCTATGAAAGAGGATTTAAGATTTGTTCTTACTAAGTATAAACGCCCAGTTGTGAGCTGGTACGATCCCAATTTTGGAGTCAGATTTGATGATTATTTAGGTGCAATCGAAGATGCCGTACCTATTAACAGCATTGATTTTATAGCTGAAAGTAGTCTATCTCTCTTATCAGAACCACACTTAAAACGTCTTAGAGATAATGGATTTAAAGCCATTCTGCCCGGCATAGAATCATGGAACGACATGGGTAATAAATCTAAAACAGGTAAAAAGCAGGGCATGGATAAAGTTGAGGTTGTATCTGATCATGTAAATATGATTCTCAGATATCTACCATATATTCAAACTAACTTTGTACTTGGCTTAGATTGCGATGATGGTGATGAATCGTTTGAACTGACAAAGAGATTTGTCGATATGTCTCCAGCCGCTTTTCCAGCATTTCCTCTTTTAACATCGTTCGGTGAAGCAGCGCCGCTTAATCTTGAATATCAAGGAGATGGAAGAGTCGTACCCTTCCCTTTTCATTTCTTAAATAATAATCACGCAATGAATGTAAGGCCAAAGTATAGTTCATGGCCGCAGATGTATGACCGCATAATCGGACTGGTTGAACATGCCTTCTCTTGGCCGGCAATATGGAACAGGTTTATTGAAACCAAAACTACATTTCCAAAAGCACTTAATTTCGTTCGAGCTGTTTCAACAGAAGGTTTTGGAAGAATGAGATTCTACAGAGAAATTAGAAGACAACTTGATGAAGACCGGCAGTTTAGGGATTTCTTTGAAGGCGAGACAACTGTGATTCCTGAGTTTTATATAAATATCATGAAAAAAGATATGGGCCCACTTTGGGAATGGCTACCTGAGGGAGCTATGTATCACGATCAAAATGCATATTATAAAAAAGAGATGGAAAGAAAGAGAAAGAAAGCAGAATCAAAAAGAAAAGAGATCCCAGCTCAGAAGAAAGTTGCCCAAGCCGCCAGAAGAATCACAGCATAACTATTAAGTTTTATCAACTATAAGAACCTTAGCGCCCTTATTATCACCCTTTTTAAGTTCATACAAAGCTCTATTAGCATCTTCTAAATCATATTCTTGAGTTTGTGGATGTATCTGCATCTGCGCTGCTAGATCTAAGAATTCTATAACATCCTTTCTACTCACATTTGCAACACTCTTTATCTCTTTCTCCATCCATAAATCCCTTGGGTAGTCCAAATTAAGCAAGCTATTTTTATCGACTTCCTCTTTTCTGATAGCATTAATTACTAGCCTACCTTCTGTATTAAGATTTTTAAGAGCTTCAACGACCGGTTTCCATACAGGGGTTGTATCTATTATTGCATCCAGTTTACTTGGAGCAAGCTCATCACTAGTGCCAGCCCATACAGCGCCAAGTTCTATGGCAAACTCTCTCTCCTTAGAACTTCTGGCAAATACATAAATATCCGTATTGGGATATAAGTGCTTCGCCATTTTTATTACGAGATGACCCGAAGCTCCAAAGCCGGTTAGACCCAATTTATCCCCATCAGAGATTGCGGAGAGTTTTAAAGATCTATAGCCAATTGCCCCAGCACATAGAAGAGGAGCTGCATCGGTGTCCTTAAGTATTTTTGGAATAATATATGCAAAGTCCTGTGGTACTGTCATATACTCTGCATATCCGCCGTCATGGTCTCTTCCGGTAGCTTTAAAGTCTGGGCATAAGTTGTCGTTTCCCTCTTTGCAATACTTACAGCGCCCGCAGGAGGAATATATCCACGCGACCCCTACTCTATCTCCTATTTCAAAGTTCTGCGCCTTAGTGCCCATATCCTCAATTGTGCCTACAACCTGATGGCCTAGCACCCTTGGAAATTTACTCGGAGATGTTCTGCCTTCTATTTCATCAAGCTCAGTATGGCAGACTCCACAAACGCGAACCTTGATCAGAATTTCGTTCTCATTTGGTTTGGGCTTTGGCAACTCAGCTAATTCCAGAGGGGATTTGTCTTCTCTAAGGTCCGTAGTCTTATTTAGTAACATCGCTCTCATAATCATCTCAACTTT from Thermodesulfobacteriota bacterium includes:
- a CDS encoding radical SAM protein; translated protein: MRKLRVGIIDFITKSPNKSLWARIMHANLAGLMPQVVAVWCEELGHDVELFSFTGAEDLKSDTPWDVDIVFISAFTQSANQAYALSNLYRSKGIVTILGGPHARCYPEDSQKYFDYILGFTDKEICREVLEECTHHIPEGRLLSASQQPRYLPGIRERWKYIEHYLDKAPWVKIVPMIGSLGCPYTCSFCIDADVDYQPLEFEAMKEDLRFVLTKYKRPVVSWYDPNFGVRFDDYLGAIEDAVPINSIDFIAESSLSLLSEPHLKRLRDNGFKAILPGIESWNDMGNKSKTGKKQGMDKVEVVSDHVNMILRYLPYIQTNFVLGLDCDDGDESFELTKRFVDMSPAAFPAFPLLTSFGEAAPLNLEYQGDGRVVPFPFHFLNNNHAMNVRPKYSSWPQMYDRIIGLVEHAFSWPAIWNRFIETKTTFPKALNFVRAVSTEGFGRMRFYREIRRQLDEDRQFRDFFEGETTVIPEFYINIMKKDMGPLWEWLPEGAMYHDQNAYYKKEMERKRKKAESKRKEIPAQKKVAQAARRITA
- a CDS encoding zinc-dependent alcohol dehydrogenase family protein, with translation MRAMLLNKTTDLREDKSPLELAELPKPKPNENEILIKVRVCGVCHTELDEIEGRTSPSKFPRVLGHQVVGTIEDMGTKAQNFEIGDRVGVAWIYSSCGRCKYCKEGNDNLCPDFKATGRDHDGGYAEYMTVPQDFAYIIPKILKDTDAAPLLCAGAIGYRSLKLSAISDGDKLGLTGFGASGHLVIKMAKHLYPNTDIYVFARSSKEREFAIELGAVWAGTSDELAPSKLDAIIDTTPVWKPVVEALKNLNTEGRLVINAIRKEEVDKNSLLNLDYPRDLWMEKEIKSVANVSRKDVIEFLDLAAQMQIHPQTQEYDLEDANRALYELKKGDNKGAKVLIVDKT